In a genomic window of Aeromonas veronii:
- a CDS encoding adenine nucleotide alpha hydrolase translates to MEKKRVLLSWSSGKDCAWALHQLRQDPTIEVVGLFTTLNQEFERVAMHGVRKQLLTEQADCVGLPLITIDLPWPCSNEDYARIMTGFIADVVAQGIRHMAFGDLFLEDVRAYREQQLAGTGIEPLFPLWGSNTRELAPQMVAAGLKARISTLDPNKLDASLGGHDFDQALLAALPEVVDPCGENGEFHTLAYDGPMFSRPLGIRVGETVVRDGFVFTDLLPLGD, encoded by the coding sequence ATGGAAAAGAAACGGGTACTGCTCTCCTGGAGTAGCGGCAAGGATTGTGCTTGGGCATTGCATCAGTTGCGGCAAGATCCAACCATCGAGGTGGTGGGGCTGTTTACCACCCTTAATCAGGAGTTCGAGCGGGTAGCGATGCACGGGGTACGCAAGCAGCTTTTGACTGAACAGGCTGACTGTGTTGGTTTGCCCCTCATCACCATCGATCTGCCCTGGCCCTGCAGCAACGAGGATTACGCCCGCATCATGACCGGCTTTATCGCCGATGTGGTCGCGCAGGGGATCCGCCATATGGCCTTTGGCGATCTCTTTCTTGAGGATGTGCGCGCCTACCGTGAACAGCAGCTGGCAGGCACCGGCATCGAACCGCTGTTCCCACTGTGGGGCAGCAATACCCGTGAACTGGCGCCACAGATGGTGGCAGCAGGGCTGAAAGCGCGGATCAGCACCCTCGACCCGAACAAGCTGGATGCCAGCCTGGGTGGTCACGATTTTGACCAGGCGCTGCTGGCGGCGCTGCCGGAGGTCGTCGATCCGTGCGGTGAGAACGGCGAGTTTCACACCCTGGCCTATGATGGCCCCATGTTCTCCCGTCCGCTCGGCATTCGGGTCGGCGAGACAGTAGTGCGTGACGGCTTTGTCTTTACCGATCTGCTGCCGCTCGGTGATTAA
- a CDS encoding TIGR02099 family protein: protein MVYRWLSRGWLALGVLFVLMAMLVTLVRVGGPLLNQYRESLIHSLLGDSQLKVSVEQVGLDWTQSGPALELQQLAIAPDSGRFTIQLGKAWVHLDFWRTLNELKPVFGELILSDGDITLDLSQPADDRPSGDPQQGALLRFLLTQLSTFDIHNTRLSVTTALGDLRALDIAQLRWQNRGKRHQGVGKAYLINGVGESTLDLILDVEAPTARLDSLKGQLYLGARQLDITPTLAKIHAGEPKVAGQLDFQLWSEFDSGKLGNTLLAFGNNYLIWKDPKQQALHRLGLDGGKIQLRRDGQNWQLASHDVIFTLDDKPWLHSRLQLERIGERVQGYVPQIDLDQLAQLSQLVSAMYPAQSELLKQTKPKGKLTDLTLQADAGWQDVSLSGEITNVSLNAWHDVPGLRDLNGEFWLTPKGGSARLALANDKVDPARHFKMPIPVDRFSARLDWWREAQGWVLYGQDIALDNPDLTLASRFRLDLFEHPFLALTGRIDVKNAGHADRYFPLQAMDKGLVDYLSGAIKGGKAKGADLLWYGELRDFPYDNGKGIFQVAVPLEQATYEFFPGWQPLTDLQIDLLFQNAGLDMRSHSTRLGKARSDSVHAWIPDLSPGAHLYVDAKVQGEGKAISDYLQDSPLGSSVGQALREIEIRGPMAGSVKLDIPLDGESEVKASGDATFSNNKVRVASLDLPLEKVQGRLEYDNEQTRFRNLKASLWNQPLTLDYQGRQHPDHYQVDLDFKGQWDSRLQPAAISSYGILNGRSNWGGKLGLTLPESKPFSFQLALDSNLQGMGLDLPLPLAKSNASRLPFKVIARGRDGSADIRTVLGADVDMQTRLVYGEGVPYLSRVRVDVGQPGARVLRDAPMLLAINQQEADVGGWLARLKQWLPAQNQTGNAVVGPAFLPQEWWVDGQLARAYIGSATLQAARFTVGPTPQATEVMIDSPDVMGVIHLPAVANRPVDAKFARIYWSGKRSDLSPDPDAQQDNAIMASIPWLTFSCVDCRFGELPLGEVKGELVPGANKVTLKGLDMRLAGSQLTGSLDWLADGNRMETRARGKLTSNNSELLLKRLGYTSPIGDAPGSLAFDLNWQDVPYRPSLSTLGGSASYQLEGGTLREVNDKGARLLSLLSLDSLLRKLRLDFRDVFDKGFYFESMSASATIKQGQVSNDDFYMKGAAGNLRGEGIADLVRWRLDFDLSFSPNLGGTLPVVAAFSITPITGLYVLALSKLLEPVVDVVTRIDFRISGPLDAPKLIEAGRDRARIKLNQQQKEAVDTVAPSLPAQEVTPFLLSPKHAGPAQR, encoded by the coding sequence TTGGTCTATCGCTGGCTGAGTCGGGGCTGGTTGGCCCTGGGGGTCCTGTTCGTACTGATGGCCATGCTGGTCACCCTGGTACGGGTTGGGGGCCCTTTGCTGAATCAATACCGGGAGAGTCTGATCCACTCTCTGCTCGGTGATTCACAACTCAAGGTCAGCGTGGAGCAAGTGGGGCTGGATTGGACACAATCCGGGCCCGCCCTCGAACTGCAGCAACTCGCCATCGCCCCGGATTCGGGGCGTTTTACCATACAGCTCGGCAAAGCCTGGGTGCATCTCGACTTCTGGCGCACCCTCAATGAGCTCAAGCCGGTGTTTGGCGAGCTGATCCTCAGCGACGGCGATATCACCCTCGATCTCAGCCAGCCGGCTGACGACCGCCCCTCCGGCGATCCCCAGCAAGGTGCCCTGCTGCGTTTTCTGCTGACCCAGCTCTCCACCTTCGATATTCACAATACCCGCCTCAGCGTCACCACGGCGCTGGGCGATCTGCGGGCGCTCGACATCGCCCAATTGCGTTGGCAGAACCGTGGCAAGCGCCATCAGGGGGTCGGCAAGGCTTATCTGATCAACGGGGTGGGCGAGAGCACCCTCGATCTGATTCTGGATGTGGAGGCCCCGACCGCTCGGCTCGATAGCCTCAAGGGGCAGCTCTATCTGGGCGCCCGCCAGCTCGATATCACCCCGACACTGGCCAAGATCCATGCGGGCGAACCCAAGGTTGCCGGTCAGCTCGACTTCCAGCTTTGGAGCGAGTTTGACAGTGGCAAGCTGGGCAATACCCTGCTGGCTTTTGGCAACAACTACCTGATCTGGAAGGATCCCAAGCAGCAGGCGCTCCATCGCCTCGGCCTCGATGGTGGCAAGATCCAGCTGCGCCGGGATGGCCAGAACTGGCAACTGGCCAGCCACGATGTGATCTTCACACTGGATGACAAACCCTGGTTGCACAGCCGGTTGCAGTTGGAGCGGATCGGCGAGCGGGTGCAGGGCTATGTGCCGCAGATCGATCTCGACCAGCTCGCCCAGCTGAGCCAGTTGGTCTCGGCGATGTATCCCGCCCAGAGCGAGCTGCTCAAGCAGACCAAACCCAAGGGCAAGCTGACCGATTTGACCCTGCAGGCCGATGCCGGTTGGCAGGATGTCTCCCTTAGCGGTGAGATCACCAACGTGAGCCTGAATGCCTGGCACGACGTGCCCGGCTTGCGGGATCTCAACGGCGAGTTCTGGCTCACCCCCAAGGGCGGTAGCGCCAGATTGGCGCTGGCGAACGACAAGGTGGATCCCGCCCGTCACTTCAAGATGCCGATCCCGGTCGATCGCTTCTCGGCTCGCCTCGACTGGTGGCGTGAGGCGCAGGGCTGGGTGCTCTACGGGCAGGATATCGCGCTGGATAACCCGGATCTGACCCTGGCCAGCCGTTTTCGCCTCGATCTGTTCGAGCACCCCTTCCTCGCCCTGACCGGCCGCATCGATGTGAAGAATGCGGGCCATGCCGATCGCTACTTCCCGCTGCAGGCGATGGACAAGGGGCTGGTGGATTACCTGAGCGGCGCCATCAAGGGGGGCAAGGCCAAGGGGGCCGACCTGCTTTGGTATGGCGAGCTCAGGGATTTCCCCTATGACAACGGCAAGGGCATCTTCCAGGTGGCGGTGCCGCTGGAGCAGGCCACCTACGAGTTCTTCCCCGGTTGGCAACCGCTCACCGACCTGCAGATCGACCTGTTGTTCCAGAATGCCGGTCTCGATATGCGCAGCCACTCCACCCGGCTCGGCAAGGCAAGATCCGACTCGGTACATGCCTGGATCCCGGATCTCTCCCCCGGCGCCCACCTCTATGTGGATGCCAAGGTGCAGGGGGAGGGCAAGGCCATCAGCGACTACCTGCAGGACTCCCCGCTGGGCAGTTCGGTGGGGCAGGCGCTGCGGGAGATCGAGATCCGCGGCCCGATGGCTGGCTCGGTCAAACTCGACATTCCTCTCGATGGTGAGAGCGAGGTGAAGGCGAGCGGCGATGCCACTTTCAGCAACAACAAGGTGCGGGTCGCCAGTCTGGATCTGCCGCTGGAGAAGGTGCAGGGACGCCTCGAATATGACAACGAACAGACCCGCTTCCGCAATCTCAAAGCGAGTCTGTGGAACCAGCCGCTGACCCTCGACTATCAGGGGCGACAGCACCCGGATCATTATCAGGTCGACCTCGATTTCAAGGGGCAGTGGGATAGCCGCCTCCAACCCGCCGCCATCTCTTCATACGGCATTCTCAACGGCCGTAGCAACTGGGGCGGCAAGCTGGGGCTGACCCTGCCCGAGAGCAAACCGTTCAGCTTCCAGCTGGCGCTCGACTCCAACCTGCAGGGGATGGGGCTGGATCTGCCGCTGCCACTGGCCAAGAGCAACGCCAGCCGGCTGCCGTTCAAGGTGATCGCACGTGGCCGGGATGGCAGCGCCGACATTCGCACCGTGCTGGGTGCCGATGTGGATATGCAGACCCGACTGGTCTATGGCGAAGGGGTGCCCTATCTCAGTCGGGTGCGGGTCGATGTGGGCCAACCTGGCGCCCGGGTGCTGCGTGATGCTCCCATGCTGCTTGCCATCAACCAGCAGGAGGCTGACGTCGGCGGCTGGTTGGCACGGCTCAAGCAGTGGCTGCCGGCGCAGAACCAGACCGGCAATGCGGTGGTCGGCCCCGCCTTCCTGCCACAGGAGTGGTGGGTGGATGGTCAGCTGGCCCGTGCCTATATCGGCAGCGCCACCCTCCAGGCGGCGCGCTTCACCGTGGGGCCGACCCCTCAGGCGACCGAGGTGATGATCGACAGCCCCGATGTGATGGGGGTGATCCACCTGCCCGCAGTGGCCAATCGCCCGGTGGATGCCAAGTTTGCCCGTATCTACTGGTCCGGCAAGCGCTCGGATCTCAGTCCGGATCCCGATGCGCAGCAGGACAACGCCATCATGGCCTCGATCCCCTGGCTGACATTCAGCTGTGTCGATTGCCGCTTTGGCGAATTGCCGCTCGGCGAAGTGAAGGGGGAGCTGGTGCCCGGCGCCAACAAGGTGACCCTCAAGGGACTGGATATGCGGCTGGCGGGGAGTCAGCTCACCGGCAGCCTTGACTGGCTGGCCGATGGCAACCGGATGGAGACACGGGCCCGTGGCAAGCTGACCAGCAACAACAGCGAGCTGCTGCTCAAGCGGCTCGGCTACACCTCCCCCATCGGCGATGCCCCCGGTTCGCTCGCCTTTGATCTGAACTGGCAGGATGTGCCCTATCGCCCGAGTCTGTCGACCCTCGGGGGGAGCGCCAGCTATCAGCTGGAGGGCGGCACCCTGCGGGAGGTCAACGACAAGGGGGCTAGGCTGCTCTCCTTGCTCAGTCTCGACTCCCTGCTGCGCAAGCTGCGGCTCGATTTTCGCGATGTGTTCGACAAGGGGTTCTACTTCGAATCCATGTCCGCCTCTGCCACTATCAAGCAGGGGCAGGTCAGCAATGATGATTTCTATATGAAGGGGGCGGCCGGCAATCTGCGCGGTGAGGGGATCGCCGATCTGGTGCGCTGGCGGCTCGACTTCGATCTGAGCTTCTCCCCCAATCTGGGGGGCACCCTGCCGGTGGTGGCGGCCTTCTCCATCACCCCGATCACGGGCCTCTATGTGCTGGCCCTCTCCAAACTGCTGGAGCCGGTGGTGGATGTAGTGACCCGCATCGATTTTCGTATCTCGGGCCCGCTCGACGCTCCCAAGCTGATTGAGGCGGGTCGGGATCGCGCTCGCATCAAGCTCAACCAGCAGCAGAAAGAGGCGGTCGATACCGTTGCCCCCAGCCTGCCGGCCCAAGAGGTGACCCCTTTCCTGCTGAGCCCCAAACACGCGGGGCCCGCTCAGCGCTGA
- a CDS encoding Dabb family protein, with product MIRHILLIAFKPDTQPAQIDAVRTAFLAIPHQVSGVTAVEWGENDSPEGRDDGFTHSVLMTFADEAARQRYLPHPDHDALKAIFRPVLGRIIVLDYTLQAGDAVTV from the coding sequence ATGATCCGACATATCCTGCTGATCGCCTTTAAACCGGACACCCAGCCTGCCCAGATAGACGCGGTGCGTACCGCCTTTCTCGCTATTCCCCATCAAGTCAGCGGCGTGACCGCGGTGGAGTGGGGGGAGAATGACAGCCCAGAGGGGAGGGATGACGGCTTTACCCACAGCGTGCTGATGACCTTCGCCGACGAAGCGGCCCGCCAGCGCTATCTGCCCCATCCTGATCATGATGCCCTCAAGGCCATCTTCCGTCCGGTGCTGGGGCGCATCATAGTGCTGGATTACACCCTGCAGGCGGGGGATGCTGTCACCGTCTGA
- a CDS encoding Gfo/Idh/MocA family oxidoreductase — protein sequence MKIGFVGLGTIVETAYLPALHALSDEVRVWGFDPARSLPGVTSLPTLEALLAQPLDRLVIATPSLLHLPVLEQALESAIPLILVEKPVVATLAQQARLQQLLADPQIATRVLALDHWMARNAVQRLLRGQLDDSWQLCTPTNAQPNTPLFGTIAPVTLAEVVSIEGFLQEPCGMDEEGRPYALNFATGEPDQRVLRHPDGVILDIGTHLLAMIRELLVALGGDDRLTLVAEGVVDRLGQPITRGDLESAEGRACLRGEAAGVPLTLWLDKYAGPGIERKGLVLYLKDGERIELFRSGNLEWLDYYGETCGSDKRDQPQHGPEHLSAEVQRWLHEGPLYRDCIAQTLLAPLPAEGWGGATARRLQEVTLLLTLQQQLRGPH from the coding sequence ATGAAGATTGGCTTTGTTGGTCTGGGGACCATTGTCGAGACCGCCTATCTACCGGCGTTGCACGCCTTGAGTGACGAGGTGAGGGTGTGGGGTTTTGACCCCGCCCGCAGCTTGCCGGGGGTGACATCGCTGCCGACCCTTGAGGCGCTGCTGGCGCAGCCCCTCGATCGGCTGGTGATTGCGACCCCATCTCTGCTGCATCTGCCGGTGCTGGAGCAGGCGCTGGAGAGCGCCATTCCCTTGATTTTGGTGGAGAAGCCGGTGGTGGCGACGCTGGCCCAGCAGGCGAGGCTACAACAGCTGCTGGCCGATCCACAGATCGCTACCCGGGTGCTGGCACTGGATCACTGGATGGCCCGCAATGCCGTTCAGCGGTTACTTCGTGGGCAACTGGATGACAGCTGGCAGCTGTGCACTCCAACGAACGCTCAGCCAAATACGCCACTGTTTGGCACGATTGCACCTGTCACGCTGGCGGAGGTCGTGTCGATCGAGGGTTTCTTGCAAGAACCTTGCGGCATGGATGAAGAGGGACGTCCCTATGCCCTCAATTTCGCCACCGGCGAGCCGGATCAAAGGGTGCTGCGCCACCCCGACGGGGTGATCCTCGATATCGGCACCCATCTGCTGGCGATGATCCGCGAGCTGCTGGTCGCCCTCGGTGGTGATGACCGGCTGACGCTGGTGGCTGAGGGGGTGGTCGATCGATTGGGTCAGCCCATTACCCGTGGCGATCTGGAGAGTGCCGAAGGTCGTGCCTGTCTGCGCGGCGAGGCTGCTGGCGTTCCGCTGACCCTCTGGCTCGACAAGTACGCCGGGCCAGGTATCGAGCGCAAGGGGCTGGTGCTGTATCTCAAGGATGGAGAGCGAATTGAGCTGTTTCGCAGTGGCAATCTGGAGTGGCTGGACTATTACGGGGAGACATGTGGCAGTGACAAGCGCGACCAACCCCAGCATGGGCCCGAACACCTGTCGGCAGAGGTGCAGCGGTGGCTGCATGAAGGGCCGCTCTATCGCGACTGCATCGCGCAAACCCTGCTGGCCCCCCTGCCTGCCGAAGGTTGGGGTGGGGCCACGGCACGCCGGTTGCAAGAGGTGACCCTGTTGCTCACCCTGCAACAGCAGTTACGCGGGCCCCATTGA
- the aphA gene encoding acid phosphatase AphA, producing MEQIAKSLDGLPPIAVGFDIDDTLLFSSPGFYRGKQEFSPNDESYLKNPAFWEKMNNGWDAFSMPKEVGKALIAMHLKRGDHIYFVTGRSATKTETVSQTLQQTMNIPAAQLNPVIFAGDQPGQNTKVQWLKDKQMKIFYGDSDGDIKAAQEIGARGIRLLRAANSSYRPLPLAGALGEEVIINSQF from the coding sequence GTGGAGCAGATCGCCAAGAGCCTGGATGGCCTGCCCCCGATTGCGGTCGGTTTTGATATCGACGATACCCTGCTCTTTTCCAGCCCCGGTTTTTATCGCGGCAAGCAGGAGTTCTCGCCCAACGACGAGAGTTATCTGAAGAACCCCGCCTTCTGGGAGAAGATGAACAACGGCTGGGATGCGTTCAGCATGCCGAAAGAGGTGGGCAAGGCGCTCATCGCCATGCACCTCAAGCGCGGTGACCATATCTATTTCGTCACCGGTCGCTCGGCTACCAAGACTGAAACCGTGAGCCAGACCCTGCAGCAGACCATGAACATCCCGGCTGCCCAGCTCAATCCGGTGATCTTTGCCGGTGATCAGCCAGGCCAGAACACCAAGGTGCAGTGGCTCAAGGATAAGCAGATGAAGATCTTCTACGGCGATTCTGATGGTGATATCAAAGCAGCGCAGGAGATCGGCGCTCGTGGCATCCGCCTGCTGCGGGCTGCTAACTCCAGCTACCGGCCACTGCCGCTGGCAGGGGCGCTGGGGGAAGAGGTGATCATCAACTCCCAGTTCTGA
- a CDS encoding GNAT family N-acetyltransferase: MIASSRLILREMIATDAPFILELLNDGDFYRYIGDRGIRTLEQAQEYIQQGPAVSYARYGHGLYLVERKEDGVSLGICGLIKRDTLEQVDIGYAFLPQYRGQGYAIEAAQAALADGKSRLGIGQVVAIVTPGNERSIGLLAKLGLVRSRLVKLSEDADECLLLEQ; the protein is encoded by the coding sequence ATGATTGCCTCCTCCCGCCTGATCCTGCGCGAAATGATCGCCACCGATGCCCCCTTCATCCTTGAGCTGCTCAATGACGGCGACTTTTATCGTTACATCGGTGATCGGGGCATTCGCACCCTCGAACAGGCGCAGGAGTATATCCAGCAGGGGCCGGCAGTCAGCTATGCCCGCTATGGTCACGGGCTCTATCTGGTGGAGCGCAAGGAGGACGGTGTCAGCCTCGGTATCTGCGGTTTGATCAAACGCGATACCCTGGAGCAGGTCGATATCGGTTACGCCTTCCTGCCGCAGTATCGCGGTCAGGGTTACGCCATTGAAGCGGCGCAGGCCGCCCTTGCCGATGGCAAAAGCCGGTTGGGGATCGGGCAGGTAGTTGCCATCGTCACTCCGGGCAACGAGCGTTCCATCGGCCTGTTGGCCAAGCTGGGGCTGGTGCGCAGTAGACTGGTCAAGCTGAGCGAAGATGCCGATGAGTGCCTGCTGCTGGAGCAGTGA
- a CDS encoding response regulator transcription factor has translation MKILVVEDNPQVAETIMDYLELAGHRLDCAYHGQAALQLLEDQRFDVIIMDVMMPRLDGLSTVARLREQGIATPVLFLTARDSLEDKLAGFKAGGDDYLVKPFAMEELEVRLQALSLRGPRGDVGAISFGDLTVDVASGRATRAGEPLKLGKIPFRILALLARRAPAIVSRQEVLDTVWGDEEPDSDALRSHIYALRNALDKPFPTPMLETLHGQGYRLVSA, from the coding sequence ATGAAGATTTTGGTAGTGGAAGACAATCCTCAGGTGGCGGAAACCATCATGGATTATCTGGAGCTGGCCGGTCACCGCCTCGATTGTGCCTATCACGGGCAGGCGGCGCTGCAACTGCTGGAGGATCAGCGTTTCGACGTCATCATCATGGATGTGATGATGCCGCGCCTCGATGGCCTCAGCACGGTGGCTCGCCTGCGCGAGCAGGGGATTGCCACTCCCGTGCTGTTTCTCACCGCTCGCGACAGCCTGGAGGACAAGCTGGCGGGCTTCAAGGCCGGTGGCGACGACTATCTGGTCAAGCCGTTCGCCATGGAGGAGCTGGAGGTGCGGCTGCAAGCCCTCAGTCTGCGCGGCCCGCGCGGCGATGTGGGGGCCATCAGCTTTGGCGATCTGACGGTCGATGTCGCCAGCGGCCGCGCCACCCGTGCCGGTGAGCCCCTCAAGCTCGGCAAGATCCCGTTCCGGATCCTCGCCCTGCTGGCCCGCCGCGCCCCCGCCATCGTCAGCCGTCAGGAGGTGCTCGACACCGTCTGGGGCGATGAGGAGCCCGACTCCGATGCCCTGCGCAGCCATATCTACGCCCTGCGCAACGCGCTGGACAAACCCTTCCCCACTCCCATGCTGGAGACCCTGCACGGTCAGGGCTACCGACTGGTGAGCGCATGA
- the tldD gene encoding metalloprotease TldD, protein MSLLSQVSASLLAPNDLDEGRLQQLLGSLMSHQVEFGDLYFQRSWHESWMLEDGIVKDGSYNIDQGVGVRAVSGEKTGFAYSDELSLLALQQSVTAARGIAAAGAHGKVKAWARTEANLLYPAMDPLQTLDKHQKIALLEQVDKFARSLDPAINQVMASISGVYEEVLVAATDGTLAADVRPLVRLSVTVIAEKGDRRERGSAGGGGRFGYDWFLELDGLESRAFGYVREAVRQALVNLEAIDAPAGTMPVVLGSGWPGVLLHEAVGHGLEGDFNRKGSSAFAGRIGEQVASKHCTIVDDGTLPGRRGSVSIDDEGTPGGYNVLIENGILKGYLQDKQNARLMGVPLTGNGRRESYAAMPMPRMTNTYMLAGQYDPAEIIASVKKGIYAPNFGGGQVDITSGKFVFSASEAYLIEDGKITAPIKGATLIGNGPEAMSQVSMVGSDLALDRGVGICGKEGQSVPVGVGQPTLKLDQLTVGGTQ, encoded by the coding sequence TTGAGTCTATTGAGCCAGGTTAGTGCCTCCCTGTTGGCCCCGAACGACCTCGACGAAGGGCGCCTGCAGCAGCTGCTCGGCAGCCTGATGAGCCATCAGGTGGAGTTCGGCGATCTCTATTTCCAGCGCAGCTGGCACGAGTCCTGGATGCTGGAAGATGGCATCGTCAAGGATGGCAGCTACAACATCGATCAGGGGGTCGGGGTGCGCGCCGTCAGCGGCGAGAAGACTGGCTTCGCCTACTCGGACGAGCTGAGCCTGCTGGCGCTGCAACAGTCGGTGACTGCCGCTCGCGGCATCGCCGCCGCCGGTGCTCACGGCAAGGTGAAGGCGTGGGCTCGCACCGAAGCGAACCTGCTTTACCCGGCCATGGATCCGCTGCAAACCCTCGACAAGCACCAGAAGATCGCCCTGTTGGAGCAGGTGGACAAGTTTGCCAGAAGTCTGGATCCCGCCATCAATCAGGTGATGGCCTCCATCAGCGGTGTCTACGAAGAGGTGCTGGTGGCCGCCACCGATGGCACCCTGGCCGCCGATGTGCGTCCGCTGGTGCGTTTGTCGGTGACCGTGATCGCCGAGAAGGGCGATCGCCGTGAGCGCGGCAGTGCCGGTGGCGGTGGCCGCTTTGGTTACGACTGGTTCCTCGAACTGGACGGGCTGGAGAGCCGCGCTTTTGGCTATGTGCGTGAAGCGGTGCGTCAGGCGCTGGTCAATCTGGAAGCCATCGACGCGCCAGCCGGCACCATGCCGGTGGTGCTGGGCTCCGGCTGGCCCGGCGTGCTGCTGCACGAGGCGGTGGGCCACGGTCTGGAGGGGGATTTCAACCGCAAGGGATCTTCCGCGTTTGCCGGTCGCATCGGCGAGCAGGTGGCCTCCAAACACTGCACCATCGTCGATGATGGCACCCTACCGGGTCGGCGTGGCTCCGTCTCCATCGATGACGAGGGGACGCCGGGCGGTTACAACGTGCTGATCGAGAACGGTATCCTCAAGGGGTATCTGCAGGACAAGCAGAACGCCCGCCTGATGGGTGTGCCGCTCACCGGCAACGGCCGCCGCGAATCCTACGCCGCCATGCCGATGCCGCGCATGACCAACACCTACATGCTGGCAGGTCAGTATGATCCGGCCGAGATCATCGCCTCGGTGAAGAAGGGCATTTATGCCCCCAACTTCGGTGGCGGTCAGGTGGACATCACCTCCGGCAAGTTTGTCTTCTCCGCCTCCGAGGCTTACCTCATCGAGGATGGCAAGATCACCGCTCCCATCAAGGGCGCGACCCTGATCGGCAACGGCCCCGAGGCGATGAGCCAGGTCTCCATGGTGGGTAGCGATCTTGCGCTGGATCGCGGGGTCGGCATCTGCGGCAAGGAGGGGCAGAGCGTGCCGGTCGGTGTCGGCCAGCCCACCCTCAAACTGGATCAGCTCACCGTGGGGGGTACCCAGTAA
- a CDS encoding carbon-nitrogen hydrolase family protein — MWLAAIQLVSGRHWQDNREQIAAELAALPTERPLLALLPENFALFGERQGYLDGAEAIGPDLSGAAPIQQQLAEWARDYGIWLVAGAMPTTIAGADHIHTSSLVFDPSGELRGHYHKIHLFDVDVSDNHGRYRESETFSPGEAPVLVDSPFGPLGLSICYDLRFPELYRQLARAGARVLLVPAAFTAVTGEAHWEPLLRARAIENQCYVVAANQGGTHETGRQTWGHSMVIDPWGRVLASKESGRGTVLAQMELGLIDELKRTMPVLTHARLL, encoded by the coding sequence ATGTGGTTAGCCGCAATACAGCTGGTATCTGGCCGTCACTGGCAGGATAACCGGGAACAGATTGCCGCCGAGCTGGCGGCCTTGCCAACCGAGCGGCCACTGCTGGCCCTGTTGCCGGAGAACTTTGCCCTGTTTGGCGAGCGACAGGGCTATCTGGATGGCGCCGAAGCGATTGGCCCCGATCTGAGTGGCGCCGCACCCATCCAGCAACAACTGGCTGAGTGGGCGCGAGATTACGGCATCTGGCTGGTGGCCGGGGCCATGCCGACCACCATCGCCGGTGCCGACCATATCCACACCAGCTCGCTGGTGTTTGACCCAAGCGGTGAGCTCAGGGGCCACTACCACAAGATCCATCTGTTCGACGTGGATGTGTCGGACAATCATGGTCGCTACCGTGAGTCGGAAACATTCAGCCCGGGGGAGGCGCCTGTGCTGGTGGACTCCCCCTTTGGTCCCCTCGGCCTCTCGATCTGTTATGATTTGCGCTTTCCCGAGCTCTACCGCCAGTTGGCCCGTGCCGGTGCCCGCGTGCTGCTGGTGCCTGCCGCCTTTACTGCCGTGACCGGCGAGGCGCACTGGGAGCCGTTGCTGCGGGCTCGCGCCATCGAAAACCAGTGCTACGTGGTGGCGGCCAATCAGGGCGGTACTCACGAGACGGGGCGCCAGACCTGGGGCCACAGCATGGTGATCGACCCTTGGGGTCGGGTGCTGGCGAGCAAAGAGTCCGGGCGCGGCACCGTGCTGGCGCAGATGGAGCTTGGGCTTATCGATGAATTGAAACGCACCATGCCGGTGCTGACCCATGCCCGTTTGTTGTGA